The Caldilineales bacterium genome contains a region encoding:
- a CDS encoding protein kinase, with protein MDTLIGKRIGPYEIRDLIGRGGMATVYRGYQTNLNRYVAIKVLADWMSQDTQFVQRFRLEALAAGGLRHPNILTILDAGTFEGQHYIVMDYVPAGTLGDLLSKGPLAPEQAASLTAQIADALDYVHRRGIVHRDMKPTNILIEEDGRPLLADFGIAQAMASGPRLTQTGSAMGTPEYMSPEQGQGVRVDGRSDIYSLGIILYQMLTGKVPFKADTPFATIYQAVSQPPVPPRQINPAIPPYLENIILKAIAKRPEDRFQSGSEMAEALRNRRATPVPSSRGATQPPTRPPTPAGGTAAPARKPLPLILGGLVVLVAVVALSVLLSRLFHNPTTGPSAGAVVVTEQPTATETPPPTMTPSPPTSTPPVIETVVTPLPTLPGEVLVTTNAETQIYAGPGEAHPVLITVPEGQQVPVSGRTQDNTWWRITVAGITAWIANDKVMAPPEALALEVVTDVPTPPKPTATPTPSPEPTATPTPTPSQALVTVKSNANLRVGPGENYAIVGRATAGQQFTATGRTAANDWWQVARAGGSAWISNKVATGNAEALKVPIAEGPAQPQAPSQPAKPVAPPPAGVFFDFEQFGVWRRGNEPYGEFAASGEQKHSSATAGKLTYAIPNVDKNYVVFTRSVPIAIPVGAKALTLWVYGDGSGAFLNGWVQDAAGEVRAFTFGRVQHSGWQQMTAALDTTLPWPQGHVSGPDNGQLDPPLKFTSFVLDAEPVGAAKGVIYVDDLGAGEASSSPAQPATGEGAAPVAPVQSPQQPPTLSGHILFTSGNAVQVVDAGTKGVWQLAANARQPDIRADGRVVFNGTGGGKDNLVAINLDGSRDNMVGAHPEDAYPHWSRTGDSAVFQSTLQGDGRQRIYIQRDMTHREEPGKLMVGNTEVFGAYPTWLKSWRIAFSGCDYWAAGSNCGIWTINSDGSGAGVQLTQDVQDRATDEAGGAVLFSSKATGNWDVWAVPEGGGAPRNLTNSPTQDAGASFSPDGRAIAFMSDRGGGWGIWVMSIDGSNAQKLIDVPGGFGAWEEERLAWGP; from the coding sequence ATGGACACACTCATTGGCAAACGCATCGGCCCGTACGAAATCCGCGACCTCATCGGCCGCGGGGGTATGGCCACCGTCTACCGTGGCTACCAGACAAATCTGAATCGCTACGTTGCCATCAAAGTCCTGGCCGACTGGATGAGCCAGGACACGCAGTTCGTACAGCGCTTCCGCCTGGAGGCGCTGGCAGCCGGCGGCCTGCGTCATCCCAACATCCTGACCATCCTCGATGCCGGCACCTTCGAGGGCCAGCACTACATTGTCATGGATTATGTGCCTGCAGGCACCCTGGGGGATCTTCTGAGCAAAGGCCCGCTGGCGCCGGAACAGGCCGCTAGCCTGACGGCGCAGATCGCCGACGCCCTGGACTATGTCCATCGGCGAGGCATCGTCCATCGCGACATGAAGCCCACCAACATCCTGATCGAGGAGGATGGTCGCCCCCTCCTGGCCGACTTCGGCATCGCTCAGGCCATGGCCTCCGGCCCTCGCCTCACCCAAACCGGCTCAGCCATGGGCACTCCTGAATATATGTCGCCCGAACAGGGCCAGGGCGTACGCGTGGATGGCCGCAGCGACATCTACAGCCTGGGCATCATCCTCTACCAGATGCTCACGGGTAAGGTGCCTTTCAAGGCCGACACCCCCTTTGCAACGATCTATCAGGCGGTCAGCCAGCCGCCGGTCCCGCCCCGCCAGATCAATCCCGCCATCCCACCCTATCTCGAAAACATCATCCTCAAGGCCATTGCCAAGCGGCCCGAAGACCGTTTCCAGAGCGGCAGCGAGATGGCCGAGGCGTTGCGAAACCGTCGCGCTACGCCTGTGCCTTCGAGCCGCGGCGCGACGCAGCCGCCAACCCGCCCGCCGACTCCTGCCGGCGGTACAGCCGCGCCTGCACGCAAACCTCTTCCGCTCATTCTTGGCGGCCTGGTCGTCCTGGTTGCTGTCGTTGCCCTGTCGGTCCTGCTTTCCAGACTGTTCCACAACCCGACAACTGGGCCGAGCGCTGGCGCCGTGGTCGTTACCGAACAACCGACCGCGACAGAAACGCCGCCGCCGACGATGACGCCTTCGCCGCCAACCTCCACCCCGCCTGTGATCGAGACAGTCGTGACGCCATTACCTACCTTGCCGGGCGAAGTATTGGTAACCACCAATGCCGAAACGCAGATCTATGCCGGCCCTGGCGAGGCTCATCCCGTCCTGATCACGGTGCCGGAGGGCCAGCAGGTGCCCGTATCAGGCCGGACGCAGGACAACACCTGGTGGCGGATCACGGTTGCCGGGATTACGGCCTGGATTGCCAACGACAAGGTCATGGCCCCGCCAGAGGCGTTGGCCCTGGAGGTTGTCACCGATGTGCCAACACCCCCCAAACCGACGGCGACGCCTACTCCTTCGCCAGAACCGACCGCTACGCCGACGCCGACGCCGAGCCAGGCTCTGGTCACGGTCAAATCGAATGCCAACCTGCGGGTGGGGCCGGGCGAGAACTATGCGATCGTGGGCCGGGCCACGGCCGGACAGCAGTTCACCGCCACAGGTAGAACAGCAGCCAATGACTGGTGGCAAGTTGCCCGCGCCGGTGGATCGGCCTGGATCTCCAATAAGGTGGCGACGGGGAATGCTGAGGCCCTCAAGGTTCCCATCGCTGAGGGGCCTGCTCAGCCCCAAGCCCCGTCTCAGCCGGCCAAACCGGTGGCGCCGCCGCCAGCAGGTGTGTTCTTCGATTTCGAGCAATTCGGCGTCTGGAGGCGAGGCAATGAGCCCTACGGCGAGTTCGCGGCCAGCGGCGAACAGAAGCACAGCAGCGCGACGGCGGGCAAGCTGACCTATGCCATCCCCAATGTCGATAAGAACTATGTCGTCTTCACCCGCTCTGTCCCCATCGCTATCCCCGTTGGCGCCAAAGCCCTGACCCTGTGGGTGTATGGTGATGGTTCCGGGGCTTTTCTCAACGGCTGGGTGCAGGACGCCGCCGGCGAGGTGCGCGCCTTCACTTTTGGCCGGGTGCAGCACAGCGGCTGGCAGCAGATGACCGCGGCGTTGGATACCACGTTGCCGTGGCCGCAGGGCCATGTCAGCGGGCCGGACAACGGCCAGCTCGACCCGCCGCTCAAGTTCACCAGCTTCGTGCTCGACGCCGAACCGGTGGGTGCTGCGAAAGGTGTGATCTATGTGGACGACCTCGGCGCCGGCGAAGCATCATCTTCCCCCGCCCAACCAGCCACCGGTGAAGGGGCGGCGCCGGTTGCACCGGTCCAGTCCCCACAACAGCCTCCCACTCTGAGCGGTCACATCCTCTTTACCAGCGGCAATGCCGTGCAGGTGGTGGACGCAGGGACGAAGGGCGTTTGGCAGTTAGCAGCCAATGCGCGCCAGCCCGACATTCGCGCCGACGGCCGCGTAGTCTTCAACGGCACGGGCGGCGGCAAGGACAATCTGGTTGCCATCAACCTGGATGGCAGCCGCGACAACATGGTTGGCGCTCACCCTGAAGACGCCTACCCTCATTGGTCGCGTACCGGCGATAGCGCTGTCTTCCAGTCCACCTTGCAGGGCGACGGAAGGCAGCGTATTTACATTCAGCGCGACATGACCCATCGCGAGGAGCCGGGTAAGCTGATGGTGGGCAACACTGAGGTGTTCGGCGCCTACCCCACCTGGCTGAAAAGCTGGCGCATCGCTTTCAGCGGTTGCGATTATTGGGCCGCGGGCAGCAACTGCGGCATCTGGACGATCAACAGCGACGGCAGCGGCGCCGGCGTGCAACTGACCCAGGATGTACAGGATCGCGCCACGGATGAGGCCGGCGGCGCCGTGCTCTTTAGCTCGAAGGCGACGGGCAATTGGGATGTCTGGGCCGTCCCCGAAGGCGGCGGCGCCCCTCGTAATCTGACCAACAGCCCGACGCAGGATGCAGGCGCAAGCTTCTCGCCCGATGGACGCGCCATCGCCTTCATGTCCGACCGCGGCGGCGGCTGGGGCATCTGGGTGATGAGCATCGACGGCAGCAACGCCCAGAAGCTGATCGATGTCCCCGGCGGCTTTGGCGCCTGGGAAGAAGAACGGTTGGCGTGGGGGCCGTAG